In Plasmodium chabaudi chabaudi strain AS genome assembly, chromosome: 9, the following proteins share a genomic window:
- a CDS encoding WD repeat-containing protein, putative — MCETNENISKWVSVGERNDQGKIYMEDLNKEEIKLLQDENISNIQKELILKNNSFVKDLELLELNFGGNMIKNIPILSKYNVTYFCTEKSIICIDLKKKKKKIIVTSFSIDRMFYFYDRRSHEEYLVLKGFDNYIYVYQITNETFHFVKKFIINNLFYINSFGKNGELCLATWEYVEKKLYANFFLLRFAFEYEDDLYNFNQQNKNSHQSENTQQPDEQRDDSVPSHIIYNYESDFENEYDASTYPNELSKILENQYDNKETEENKEVSNYSQKNKKRKRINKKATTMQLKLKPILKIKYLYFSMIDMNKGLTKLVLANNNLIIIYDITKSWYNIMYYNNYISAIKICDDDNSLCVGFVNGYIYILNFGEIISINSEDHPKNQHKQNESSTNTFQQMNPKNLLKHIKTFSNMSPYFPVFEADYISSETLKMQENDQEYDNEFKNLENNNNFIKNIPYINLGTCMHKMINKQEIQCVKYKWHSHSVYNITTDNSRIISTGEEGVILIYHKSNGSLEFISHLGSPCYYIYLNRKKNILICNSLNNSIYFINYNKRLFFYKYNGLSMPLKLARLFYNNLDIVINIKRSFSIFGAQLFDQFNYHGNVKNKNSPIQNGNLDMLNNETTDYNMIGEIEENDNQRSNSIDKKEADTLCNNPEDVNNDMIKKDVITFELVQKELEKSIYNNANIENNLYHNFQLSYFCGSNDGLIFCFLTSFTHLQLYNVEKNKHFKNLCPLNIIYKSRTDAEKVNDIELNLYAINHTRDIIMTIEKRNHYIYGVLDAIDQNLIHTAYTIRFWIHVKNFDYFDMYQYTINKEADNISNFIGEQKGEEGSKDGKEAENDEKEKTQPSVNQNNAEKYKKIIAHPALSIFILLGSDGNISYWCLEKSEKILGDDVYKNFEVETHEIDSVNLAYFMKCTENKTDMGENSTINSKAVENKNDISKDKLDNEEDEEKYDTLTVVKNINYKNTPILDGDISNDGSILCICHDTLISIWDSINLKTLAVINHPMYTLLNDYVFNLYKGIEIFDVENNIYMCYYSFDTLFIYSLSQFHLVHEKKFNGIIEYVKFDKHSSKMLAVGITKRIKNSSDQKNSDHNCDNTCLVQKNYLYKFSQNYLQKKKKFYLSHDKPIVAIDFAPINKDHNITLSNYQDDAIIIALNSKFQICTFYFNNYPKHAQLR, encoded by the coding sequence atgtgtgaaacaaatgaaaacatTTCAAAATGGGTATCAGTGGGGGAAAGAAATGACCAGGGGAAAATATACATGGAAGACTTAAACAAAGAAGAgattaaattattacaagatgaaaatataagtaatatacaaaaggaattgatattaaaaaataatagttttGTAAAAGATTTAGAATTATTAGAATTAAATTTTGGAggaaatatgataaaaaatataccaatattaagtaaatataatgtaacatatttttgtacagaaaaaagtataatatgtatagatttaaaaaaaaaaaaaaaaaaaataattgtaacatcattttctatagatcgaatgttttatttttatgatagAAGATCACATGAAGAATATTTAGTATTAAAAGGttttgataattatatatatgtatatcaaATTACAAATGAaacttttcattttgttaaaaagtttattataaataatttattttatattaatagttTTGGAAAAAATGGTGAGCTCTGTTTAGCTACCTGGGAAtatgtagaaaaaaaattatatgcaaaTTTTTTCCTACTAAGATTTGCCTTTGAATATGAAGATGAtctttacaattttaatcaACAAAATAAGAATAGCCACCAAAGTGAAAATACACAACAACCAGACGAACAAAGAGATGACTCGGTACCTAGtcatatcatatataattatgaatcCGACtttgaaaatgaatatgatgCTAGTACATACCCTAATGAGTTATCTAAAATTTTGGAAAATcaatatgataataaagaaacagaagaaaataaagaagttTCAAATTATagtcaaaaaaataaaaaacgaaaaagaataaataaaaaagcaaCCACAATgcaattaaaattaaaaccgattttaaaaataaaatatttatatttttcaatgaTAGATATGAATAAAGGATTAACTAAATTAGTCTtagcaaataataatttaataataatatatgatataacAAAAAGTTGGTAcaatattatgtattataataattatatatccgctattaaaatatgtgatGACGACAACTCTCTATGTGTTGGTTTTGTCAATGGGTATATATACATCCTAAATTTTGGTGAAATTATTTCGATAAATTCTGAAGACCATCCAAAAAATCAGCACAAACAAAACGAATCATCTACAAACACGTTTCAACAAATGAAtccaaaaaatttattaaaacatataaaaacattttcaaatatgtCACCTTATTTTCCTGTATTTGAAGCAGATTATATAAGTAGCGAAACTTTAAAGATGCAAGAAAATGATCAAGAATATGATAACGAATTTAAAAACTTAGAAAATAacaacaattttataaaaaacattccttatattaatttaggAACGTGTATGCACAAAATGATTAATAAACAAGAAATTCAAtgtgtaaaatataaatggcATAGCCATTctgtttataatataacaaCAGACAACAGTAGAATTATATCAACAGGTGAAGAAGGAGTTATATTGATATATCACAAAAGTAATGGGAGCTTAGAATTTATTTCACATTTAGGTTCTCcttgttattatatatatttaaatagaaaaaaaaatatacttatttgTAATTCTTTAAACaattcaatatattttattaattataataaacgtttatttttttataaatataatggtTTATCTATGCCATTAAAATTAGCACgtctattttataataatctagatatagttataaatataaaaagatcCTTCTCTATTTTCGGAGCTCAACTATTTGATCAATTTAATTATCATGGCaatgttaaaaataaaaatagtccAATACAAAATGGCAATTTAGATATGctaaataatgaaacaaCAGATTATAATATGATCGGTGaaattgaagaaaatgataatcaACGAAGTAACAGTATCGATAAGAAAGAAGCTGATACTTTGTGCAACAATCCAGAAGatgtaaataatgatatgataaaaaaggatGTAATAACATTTGAGTTAGTACAAAAGgaattagaaaaaagtatatataataatgcaaatatagaaaataatttatatcataattttcaattatCTTATTTTTGTGGATCCAATGATGGGCTAATCTTTTGTTTCTTAACTTCCTTCACACatttacaattatataatgtagaaaaaaataaacatttcaaaaatttatgtccattaaatataatatataagagTAGAACAGATGCAGAAAAAGTAAATGACATagaattaaatttatatgccATTAATCATACAAGagatattattatgactattgaaaaaaggaatcattatatttatgggGTTCTAGATGCAATTGATCAGAATCTAATTCATACTGCCTACACTATTCGATTTTGGATCCATGTAAAAAACTTCGACTATTTCGACATGTATCAATATACGATTAACAAAGAAGCTGATAAcatttcaaattttattgGCGAACAAAAAGGTGAGGAAGGCAGTAAAGATGGAAAGGAAgcagaaaatgatgaaaaagagaaaaCACAACCAAGTGTCAACCAAAATAATgctgaaaaatataaaaaaataattgccCATCCAGCTTtaagtatatttatattattaggCTCCGatggaaatatatcatattgGTGTTTAGAAAAATCCGAAAAAATTTTAGGAGAtgatgtatataaaaattttgaagtTGAAACACATGAAATAGATAGCGTTAATTTAGCATACTTTATGAAATGTacagaaaataaaacagaTATGGGTGAAAATAGCACTATTAATAGTAAAGCtgttgaaaataaaaatgatatatcaAAGGATAAACTAGATAATGAAGAAGACGAAGAAAAATACGATACTTTAACAGttgtgaaaaatataaattataaaaatactcCAATTCTGGACGGAGATATAAGTAACGATGGAAgcattttatgtatatgccATGATACTTTGATATCTATATGGGATAgcataaatttaaaaacacTAGCAGTAATTAATCATCCTATGTATACATTATTAAACGATTatgtatttaatttatataaagggatagaaatatttgatgttgaaaataatatatatatgtgttacTATTCTTTTGATacactttttatttattctttaAGTCAATTTCATTTAGtacatgaaaaaaaatttaatggaATAATTgaatatgtaaaatttGATAAGCATTCCTCAAAAATGTTAGCAGTAGGTATAActaaaagaattaaaaattctagcgatcaaaaaaatagtgaCCATAATTGTGATAATACCTGTCTTGTtcagaaaaattatttatataaatttagccaaaattatttacaaaaaaaaaaaaaattttatttgtcaCACGATAAACCAATTGTAGCTATAGACTTTGCTCCCATAAATAAGGATCATAATATAACATTAAGCAATTATCAAGATGATGCAATAATTATAGCACTAAATTCAAAGTTTCAAATATGtaccttttattttaataattatccTAAACATGCACAGTTAAGGTAA
- a CDS encoding steryl ester hydrolase, putative, with amino-acid sequence MALNTLNDGLPIANANITPMFNEVQNDSYDLDFINEDSYNDDWRKPLPYDLFNKLGDLDDMERAVLEVTDGDYKVEKHHVYTVDGYKLNLYHIVESDKNYTPLKKKIPKKGVFCIGHGLMESSINAISGGYNSLPFKLFFKNYDIWLCNNRGNYLTEYVGKKYAMKKNLEQYTIQDLRDIGFDENAYSESSEYEVGRLKKKKKKKLKKNDGKSKKNNQDQPNLTENKSHKNKKETSNTNLQQKTTQNCQSNENDKEPIIGETSKSGIKKQDNLASSAEENVENAENVENVENDEVTNLESMLENNNLFDSCDIDIKKIYELAGITEEDLKYLDDMKKKDIEENINETDEWTFEDMGKKDIPAIIKYIKTKTKQDKIKYIGLSQGSMSFLVGACVNPYVNNSIDRCYLMSLPIILWKKSDIFFALKVFINLSKHFKTIVKLRKYAMDHIPKKLHKRCIIDLSHYITSNVLKFVRNDPYNKDVYYLNTPSGSNSDANMQKWLSSFNKDEPVTDIFEKNNKQCTIPICLIYGDKDCIVDASSSIEYMQQIFQNNELKIIKNSEWSHLDPMAADTDDIIFSHIMKDMKNDNSQKKKKF; translated from the coding sequence ATGGCATTAAATACTTTGAATGATGGATTGCCAATAGCGAATGCAAATATAACTCCTATGTTTAATGAAGTACAAAATGATTCATATGATTTggattttataaatgaagATAGTTACAATGATGATTGGAGAAAACCACTACCCTATGAtttatttaacaaattGGGAGATCTTGATGATATGGAACGAGCAGTTCTTGAAGTAACTGATGGAGACTATAAAGTAGAAAAACATCATGTTTATACTGTCGATggttataaattaaatttatatcatattgTAGAATcagataaaaattatacaccattaaaaaaaaaaattcctAAGAAAGGGGTATTTTGTATAGGCCATGGTTTGATGGAATCCTCTATAAATGCAATATCAGGGGGATATAATTCGCTGccttttaaattattttttaaaaattatgatatttGGTTATGTAATAATAGGGGAAATTATTTAACAGAATAtgttggaaaaaaatatgccatgaaaaaaaatttagaacAATATACAATTCAGGACTTGCGCGATATTGGGTTTGATGAAAATGCATATTCTGAAAGCTCGGAATATGAGGTGGGtcgtttaaaaaaaaaaaaaaaaaaaaaattaaaaaaaaatgatggcaaatcaaagaaaaataatcaagACCAACCTAACCTAACGGAAAATAAATCTcataagaataaaaaagaaactaGCAATACTAATTTGCAACAAAAAACAACACAAAATTGTCAAAGTAATGAGAATGACAAAGAACCCATAATTGGTGAGACTTCTAAAAGTGGAATCAAAAAACAGGACAACTTAGCTAGTAGTGCAGAAGAAAATGTTGAAAATGCTGAAAATGTTGAAAATGTTGAAAATGACGAAGTGACAAATTTAGAGAGTAtgttagaaaataataatttatttgacTCATGCGATAtagatattaaaaaaatttatgagCTAGCTGGTATAACAGAAGAAGATTTAAAATATCTTGatgatatgaaaaaaaaagatattgaagaaaatattaatgaaacAGATGAATGGACATTTGAAGATATGGGTAAAAAGGATATACCTgcaataattaaatatataaaaacaaaaacaaaacaagataaaataaaatatattggaTTATCACAAGGATCTATGTCATTTTTGGTTGGAGCTTGTGTAAACCCTTATGTTAATAATAGTATAGACCGTTGCTATTTAATGTCATTACCTATTAttttatggaaaaaatcagatatattttttgccttaaaagtatttataaacctatcaaaacattttaaaacgATAGTAAAATTAAGAAAGTATGCTATGGATCATAttccaaaaaaattacataaaCGTTGCATAATTGATTTATCTCATTATATAACTtcaaatgttttaaaatttgttcGAAATGAtccatataataaagatgtatattatttaaatactCCAAGCGGGTCAAATTCTGATGCTAATATGCAAAAATGGTTATCATCCTTCAATAAAGACGAACCAGTAACAgacatttttgaaaaaaataataaacaatgtACAATTCCTATATGTCTTATATATGGTGATAAAGATTGTATTGTTGATGCAAGTTCCTCTATCGAATATATGCAACagatttttcaaaataacgaattgaaaattattaaaaattccGAATGGTCTCATTTAGATCCAATGGCTGCAGATACTGATgatatcattttttctcatattatgaaagatatgaaaaatgacaactctcaaaaaaaaaaaaaattttaa
- a CDS encoding autophagy-related protein 23, putative, which produces MIRGTQNIQIKKPIGNELLMGIKKMENELKKRNEEFEELSNNYREIYGLYVMTKKNLDESSNNFQGEVCKLESVIKGKDNEYMNLKANFQEVLEEKNKLEEDIDEYEKAIYEINENLASLKEAHMEELKEIQEEISNLYLEIEKSKDQLDTMQEECEDLRKLNHDKSNTIDSLSKEIEALKEEKKQREDEMELIISYQNKVKMEMEYMNNEKDKLKEDENKFLMEKKHFEIYKQQLEDEKKKIEQKNEELGKEKDRQENNMKNIIIKYTNLQKKVDDLSEDNSNKDTCIKENQNKINLLNDENNVLKNEVTTLNSKMQELKNELDSEQKKNTELMENVDNKTNEVSQRDSIIQILYSKLKEQENENLMFQNENISLKNHSKKLNTIIENRKKEMDQIENGLCDKLTKSIIKRKIRDKDDLCFEGHPQSMLLKILWDGYVDICKNVLRSRDTYLFTQNRNHKFICVYDTDLFLDITQESKNKCSISYKSETRGIFFVNDDENKNMIYVGPFSKYSGYNVSACKKGNNLELTSKAKNSYIFEEMCTTKKGTKLILIKEKESGKYFGGLHNNFYFEKQKQKQNGVDKSYYNDAVNKLIGYMSNDKEENASMVLKKCNSEVKIEEGSEHAEQVENTEKVETVEKADEGEKVDEGEKADEGEKADGTNEVNDESKESDNKIEDENVHKYNIAKDMLLLSNSNCNSTTDNDSNGYFEINNKFGCQEGCKNDEEFDENNSSLKKYIGNNNLYNYTNISMHKCYIADTPCFNNTILTLTENKDEAILFEVFNYEQIVEHDSIKYASECILQFLLNFKKTSSQDLSTVCSNKNSNFISLNDEDWNILPAYM; this is translated from the exons ATGATAAGGGGCAcacaaaatatacaaattaaaaaaccTATTGGCAACGAGTTGCTT atgggaattaaaaaaatggagaatgaattaaaaaagagaaatgAGGAATTTGAAGAATTGAGCAATAATTATAgagaaatatat GGCCTATATGTTATGACAAAGAAAAACTTAGATGAATCGTCAAAT AACTTTCAAGGAGAGGTTTGCAAACTGGAATCTGTGATAAAAGGAAAAGATAATGAATACATGAACCTAAAG GCAAATTTCCAAGAAGTGTTggaggaaaaaaataaacttgAAGAAGACATCGATGAATATGAAAAGGCCATTTATGAGATTAACGAAAATTTGGCATCTCTAAAGGAAGCACATAtg gaagaattaaaagaaatccAAGAAGAAATCTCCAATCTTTATTTAGAAATTGAAAAGTCAAag GACCAATTAGACACCATGCAAGAGGAATGTGAAGACCTAAGAAAGCTTAATCat gACAAAAGTAACACAATCGATTCACTAAGTAAAGAAATTGAAGCCCTTAAg GAAGAGAAAAAACAACGTGAGGATGAAATGGAATTAATCATATCTTATCAAAACAAagtaaaaatggaaatggaatatatgaataacgaaaaagataaattaaaggaagatgaaaacaaatttttaatggaaaaaaaacattttgaaatatataaacaacaATTAGAAgatgagaaaaaaaagatcgaacaaaaaaatgaagaattaggaaaagaaaaagatagACAAGAAAACaacatgaaaaatattataatcaaGTATACCAacttacaaaaaaaagtagaCGATCTCTCAGAGGACAATTCg AATAAGGATACATGTATAAAGGAAaaccaaaataaaataaacttgTTGAATGATGAAAACAATGTGCTTAAg aATGAAGTCACAACTCTAAACTCTAAAATGCAAGAATTAAAA AATGAGCTAGATAgcgaacaaaaaaaaaatacagaaTTGATG GAAAATGTTGATAACAAAACCAATGAAGTGTCTCAAAGGGATTCTATTATACAA attTTATATAGTAAATTGAAAGAACAGGAAAACGAAAACCTTATGTTTCAG aatgaaaatatatctttGAAAAATCAtagtaaaaaattgaatacAATTATAGAAAATAGGAAAAAGGAAATGGATCAGATTGAAAATGGCTTATGCGAT aaaCTAACCAAATcaataattaaaagaaaaataaggGACAAAGATGACTTATGCTTTGAAGGACATCCCCAATCAATGCTCttgaaaatt TTATGGGATGGCTATGTAGACATATGCAAAAATGTATTACGATCGAGGGACACCTATTTATTTACTCAAAACAGAAATCACAAATTTATTTGCGTTTATGACACAGATTTG TTTTTGGACATTACCCAAGAAAGCAAGAACAAATG CTCGATCTCATACAAAAGCGAAACGCGaggtattttttttgtaaatgatgatgaaaacaaaaacatGATTTATGTCGGTCCATTTAGTAAGTATAGTGGATATAATGTATCAGCATGTAAAAAAGGTAACAATTTAGAATTAACAAGTAAGGCTAAAAATAGTTACATATTTGAAGAGATGTGCACAACAAAGAAGGGAACCaaattaattttgataaaagaaaaagagaGTGGCAAATATTTTGGTGGattacataataatttttattttgaaaaacaaaaacaaaaacaaaatggtGTCGATAAGTCATATTATAATGATGCAGTAAATAAACTAATTGGCTACATGTCTAACGATAAGGAAGAGAATGCAAGTATGGTGCTAAAGAAATGCAATAGTGAAGTTAAAATTGAAGAAGGCAGTGAGCACGCTGAGCAGGTTGAAAATACTGAGAAGGTTGAAACGGTTGAGAAGGCTGACGAGGGTGAGAAGGTTGACGAAGGTGAGAAGGCTGACGAGGGTGAGAAGGCTGACGGGACCAACGAAGTGAATGACGAAAGCAAAGAATCAGATAACAAAATAGAAGATGAAAATGTTCATAAATACAATATAGCTAAAGATATGTTACTATTATCAAATAGTAATTGTAATAGTACAACCGACAATGATAGTAATGgatattttgaaataaataataaatttggtTGTCAAGAGGGAtgtaaaaatgatgaagagtttgatgaaaataattcaagtttaaaaaaatatataggaaataataatttatataattatacaaatatatcaatGCATAAATGTTATATTGCTGATACTCcatgttttaataatacaattttaacattaactgaaaataaagatgaaGCAATATTATTCGAAGTTTTTAATTACGAACAAATTGTTGAGCATGATTCAATTAAATATGCATCAGAATGTATTTTacaatttcttttaaattttaaaaaaacaagttCCCAAGATTTATCAACAGTATGTAGTAACAAAAATTCAAACTTCATATCATTGAATGATGAAGACTGGAACATTCTTCCAGCATATATGTAA
- a CDS encoding RNA-binding protein, putative produces MVENGCSLLIRNLSFETSPDKVRKIFEHFGKIRDVYLPLDHYTRRPRGFGFVEYYDPKHAKEALNILNNSKIDGKEIRIIVAQNRRKSPDTMKKYHNNLNESKYRSHKYENNIREKRRRVSRYPSIGRSRDRSRDRSRDRYNRKGKKLKYYKRSSRSLSSHSGSYSSTYSSYETSSQSISKSYSTSDSYEKKKNKYMYTKKGKVKKGADRDTSSNYNTLSSENSRGTNNSDIKKSRGKDKNVNFMNKNKHNYNKTKKYAKKHSFKSCFSDKSDKEIEKNEKGMKKKKKNSSDTSKSSNVSTERHNLVNKKKCENSDSSNSHELYENNSKEKDETSKKVKGNEETCGDTLFNSTFKSSCSNNIISKNSSNNNGDNEYEPIEKYLEHDDKQNKRKTKYKNCSSKNSKSLSKQSGNSNCSSTDTHIDTRKCKNTYKDRNLNKKRRIKDYSSSSSEPCEDNKNDLKEESEKDSLNNPNLKDENNEEKVDLSKNNSNNNAPPNDRDQSNLSNLSKIGSENEDNYKSKMSQEKGENKIKKSGNKHKKKQQKKDFSSDSDSNFSKKNYEQNHRHSNKNKIGKSSNCKKKKNNKTISNNSLDSLSRSISSESSRGYNSSTRKKKNNKQYKKETDKNKFKYRTEKRRRQTDSSSRSSSFSSSTMTKSGS; encoded by the coding sequence atggttGAAAATGGTTGCAGTTTATTGATAAGGAATTTAAGTTTTGAAACAAGCCCAGATAAAgttagaaaaatatttgagcATTTTGGAAAAATACGAGATGTTTATTTACCTCTTGATCATTATACGAGAAGACCTCGAGGGTTTGGGTTCGTTGAATATTATGATCCAAAACATGCAAAAGAAgcattaaatattttaaataattcaaaaattgATGGAAAAGAAATAAGAATAATTGTAGCTCAAAACAGAAGAAAATCACCGGACACTATGAAAAAATaccataataatttaaacgAGTCTAAATATAGAAGCCATAagtatgaaaataatatccgAGAAAAACGGCGGCGCGTTTCAAGGTATCCATCAATAGGTAGAAGCAGAGATCGAAGCAGGGACAGAAGCCGAGACAGATATAATCGAAAGGgaaagaaattaaaatattataaaagaagTTCTAGAAGCTTATCTAGTCATAGTGGCTCCTATTCCTCTACATATTCCTCTTATGAAACATCTAGTCAAAGCATAAGCAAGTCATATAGTACTAGTGATAGTTAtgagaaaaagaaaaataaatatatgtatactaAAAAGGGAAAGGTAAAGAAAGGAGCAGATAGGGATACATCAAGTAATTATAACACACTAAGTTCTGAAAATTCGAGAGGCACTAATAATAgcgatattaaaaaatctcgaggtaaagataaaaatgtaaattttatgaacaaaaataaacataattataataagacaaaaaaatatgcaaaaaagCATTCATTCAAAAGTTGTTTCAGTGATAAATCTGATAAAGAAATcgagaaaaatgaaaaaggcatgaaaaaaaaaaaaaaaaattcaagtGATACCTCAAAAAGTAGCAACGTTTCAACAGAGCGGCATAATTTAgtcaataaaaaaaaatgtgaaaattCCGATTCGTCAAATAGTCACGAATTATATGAGAATAATTCCAAAGAAAAAGATGAGACatcaaaaaaagtaaaaggAAATGAAGAAACTTGTGGAGATACATTATTCAATAGCACTTTTAAAAGTAGTTGCTCaaacaatataatatcaaaaaatagtagCAATAATAATGGTGATAATGAATATGAACCTATTGAAAAGTATTTAGAACACGatgataaacaaaataaacggaaaacaaaatataaaaattgctCGAGTAAAAATAGTAAGTCACTCTCCAAACAAAGTGGTAATAGTAATTGTTCCTCTACAGATACACATATAGACACAAGAAAGtgtaaaaatacatataaagatagaaatttaaataaaaaacgaagAATTAAAGATTACTCATCATCGAGTAGTGAACCATGtgaagataataaaaatgatttaaagGAGGAGAGCGAAAAGGATAGTCTTAATAATCCCAATTTAAAAGACGAAAATAACGAAGAAAAAGTTGAtctatcaaaaaataacagtaataataatgcacCTCCTAACGACCGAGACCAATCCAATTTAAGTAACCTTAGTAAAATTGGAAGTGAAAATGAAGACAATTATAAATCGAAAATGAGCCAAGAAAAAGGAGAAAacaagataaaaaaaagtgggaataaacataaaaagaaacaacaaaaaaaagattttTCATCAGACAGTGattcaaatttttcaaaaaaaaattatgaacaaaatcACCGTcatagtaataaaaataaaattggtaAATCAtcaaattgtaaaaaaaaaaaaaataataaaaccaTATCAAATAATTCGCTAGATAGCTTATCACGTAGTATTTCTTCAGAGTCATCAAGGGGATATAATAGTTCGactcgaaaaaaaaaaaataataagcaatataaaaaagaaacagacaaaaataaattcaaatatagaacagaaaaaagaagaagaCAAACTGATAGTTCATCACGTTCGTCAAGTTTTTCAAGTTCAACGATGACCAAAAGTGGTAgctaa
- a CDS encoding small nuclear ribonucleoprotein F, putative gives MSSRITPLNPKPFLNSLVGNRVIIKLKWGMEYKGNLKSFDAYMNIRLTSAEEWIRGEYKGTLGEIFLRCNNVLYIREDNETEQSED, from the exons ATGTCATCG AGAATTACACCTCTTAACCCTAAACCATTTCTAAATAGTTTGGTTGGCAATCGAGTTatcataaaattaaaatgggGAATGGAATATAAAg GAAATCTTAAATCATTTGATgcttatatgaatataagaCTAACAAGTGCCGAAGAATGGATACGAGGGGAATATAAGGGAACATTGGGAGAGATATTTTTAAG GTGCAACAACGTTTTGTATATTAGGGAAGATAACGAAACGGAGCAATCCGAAGATTGA
- a CDS encoding protein phosphatase, putative, whose translation MWDQLRDLENSQMENTNRQATPSSHGRYRSFIYIFLAMILSFGLIISYYALSEEPEDFELNCDDLNTKCVDYKYPHFKPSRLAIVDVHPENNNVILRSNMPLFNGAFSEEMLRKEIKRLMESSGLAYDDKMSLNIISFLRNTSYEGCCYTIERCSVKSDMITNYPILGTSINPYDVDPKIRNKELATLNWDSDNLIERVTELNNKFNAVKNTIFLVHCRHGRDRTGEFVAAYRMLIKRDKFIDVIKANEQMGIGNTNVYIEMEKWLCLYLEKVMGFPDVGCFDLKYDKQQHPKK comes from the exons ATGTGGGATCAGTTACGAGATTTAGAAAATTCACAAATGGAAAACactaata GACAAGCAACTCCAAGCAGCCATGGAAGGTACCGaagttttatttacatatttctAGCAATGATACTATCCTTCGGTTTGATCATTTCGTATTATGCCTTATCTGAAGAGC cgGAAGATTTCGAGCTAAATTGTGACGATTTAAATACTAAATGTGTAGACTATAAATATCCCCATTTTAAGC CTAGCCGATTAGCAATTGTTGATGTTCATcctgaaaataataatgttatCTTGAGAAGTAATATGCCCTTATTTAatg gtGCATTCTCGGAGGAAATGCTTagaaaagaaattaaaCGTCTTATGGAAAGCTCAGGATTAGCatatgatgataaaatGAGTCTTAATATCATATCCTTTTTAAGAAACACTTCATAt gAGGGTTGTTGTTATACTATTGAAAGATGCAGTGTAAAAAGTGACATGATCACGAATTATCCTATATTAGGAACTAGTATAAACCCATATGACGTTGATCCTAAA ATCCGAAATAAAGAGCTAGCTACATTAAACTGGGACAGTGATAACTTAATAGAAAGAGTAACCGAGTTaaacaataaatttaatgctgtgaaaaatacaatttttctCGTTCATTGTAGACACGGTAGAGATAGAACTGGTGAATTTGTTGCAGCATATAGAATGCTTATAAAAAGAGATAAATTTATTGATGTTATAAAAGCAAATGAACAAATGGGTATAGGTAATACCAATGTTTATATtgaaatggaaaaatgGTTATGTTTGTATTTGGAAAAAGTTATGGGATTTCCCGACGTAGGGTGCTTTGATcttaaatatgataaacaACAACatccaaaaaaatga